In Actinacidiphila yeochonensis CN732, a genomic segment contains:
- a CDS encoding cold-shock protein encodes MASGTVKWFNAEKGFGFIEQDGGGPDVFAHYSNIAAQGFRELQEGQKVNFDVTQGQKGPQAENITPA; translated from the coding sequence GTGGTTCAACGCGGAAAAGGGCTTCGGCTTCATCGAGCAGGACGGCGGCGGCCCGGACGTCTTCGCCCACTACTCGAACATCGCGGCTCAGGGTTTCCGTGAGCTCCAGGAGGGCCAGAAGGTCAACTTCGACGTCACGCAGGGTCAGAAGGGCCCGCAGGCGGAGAACATCACCCCGGCCTGA
- a CDS encoding DEAD/DEAH box helicase encodes MSQDTPRSRPARARRSDGSRQGSGRAAGRAGRRGDGQALAVAGTPGPPPVEHFADLALPAPLLAELTRQGVTVPFPIQGATLPSSLAGRDVLGRGRTGSGKTLAFGLAVLGRVAGRRAEPRQPLALVLVPTRELAQQVTDALTPYARATRLRLATVVGGLSAGRQAAALRGGAEIVVATPGRLRDLVERGDCRLDQVVVSVLDEADQMADMGFLPQVTALLRQVAPGGQRLLFSATLDRDVDTLVRRFLSDPVVHAVDPPAGVVAAMEHHVLHVDDEDKAEAAVRIAAREGRVLLFLDSKRGADRLTKSLLARGVRAAALHGGKSQPQRTRALAQFKNGEVTVLVATDIAARGIHIDDLDLVVNVDPPADHKDYLHRGGRTARAGASGSVVTLVTPDQRRDVVRLLARAGITPRTAKVRPADAELARITGARLPSGVPVVVAQPPAAVPRPARARARGAVRGGRPAAAGAPQTGAQHVGRDTGQGTAAAPRSGVRAGSPRSSARPHRRAA; translated from the coding sequence ATGTCACAGGACACACCCCGCAGCCGGCCCGCCCGCGCACGCCGCTCCGACGGCTCCCGGCAGGGTTCCGGCCGCGCCGCCGGCCGTGCCGGCCGCCGTGGTGACGGGCAGGCACTCGCCGTGGCGGGCACCCCCGGGCCGCCGCCCGTCGAGCACTTCGCCGACCTCGCCCTCCCGGCCCCGCTGCTGGCCGAGCTGACCCGGCAGGGCGTCACCGTGCCGTTCCCCATCCAGGGCGCGACGCTGCCGAGTTCGCTGGCCGGGCGGGACGTCCTCGGGCGGGGGCGCACCGGCTCGGGGAAGACCCTCGCCTTCGGGCTGGCCGTACTGGGCCGCGTCGCCGGCCGCCGCGCGGAGCCGCGGCAGCCGCTCGCGCTGGTCCTCGTCCCCACCCGCGAGCTGGCCCAGCAGGTCACGGACGCGCTGACGCCCTACGCGCGGGCGACCCGGTTGCGGCTGGCCACGGTCGTCGGCGGGCTCTCGGCCGGCCGCCAGGCAGCCGCGCTGCGGGGCGGCGCCGAGATCGTCGTCGCCACCCCCGGCCGGCTGCGCGACCTGGTCGAGCGCGGCGACTGCCGGCTGGACCAGGTCGTGGTCTCCGTACTGGACGAAGCCGACCAGATGGCCGACATGGGCTTCCTGCCGCAGGTCACCGCACTGCTCCGGCAGGTGGCCCCGGGCGGGCAGCGGCTGCTGTTCTCCGCGACGCTCGACCGGGACGTGGACACGCTGGTCCGCCGGTTCCTGTCCGACCCGGTGGTGCACGCGGTGGACCCTCCGGCCGGGGTGGTGGCCGCCATGGAGCACCACGTGCTGCACGTCGACGACGAGGACAAGGCCGAGGCGGCGGTGCGGATCGCCGCCCGCGAGGGCCGCGTGCTGCTCTTCCTGGACAGCAAGCGCGGCGCCGACCGGCTCACCAAGAGCCTGCTCGCCCGCGGGGTCCGCGCCGCGGCGCTGCACGGTGGGAAGAGCCAGCCGCAGCGCACCCGCGCGCTCGCCCAGTTCAAGAACGGCGAGGTGACGGTCCTGGTCGCCACCGACATCGCGGCGCGCGGCATCCACATCGACGACCTGGACCTGGTGGTCAACGTCGATCCGCCCGCCGACCACAAGGACTACCTGCACCGCGGCGGACGCACCGCCCGGGCCGGCGCCTCCGGCAGCGTCGTCACCCTCGTGACCCCCGACCAGCGCCGGGACGTGGTCCGGCTGCTGGCCCGGGCCGGCATCACCCCGCGTACGGCGAAGGTGCGCCCCGCGGACGCCGAACTGGCCCGGATCACCGGCGCGCGGCTGCCGTCCGGAGTGCCGGTCGTCGTGGCCCAGCCCCCGGCCGCCGTGCCCCGCCCCGCGCGGGCCCGCGCCCGAGGGGCCGTTCGCGGCGGCCGCCCGGCGGCCGCCGGCGCCCCGCAGACGGGCGCCCAGCACGTCGGCCGGGACACCGGCCAAGGGACCGCCGCGGCCCCGCGCTCCGGCGTCCGGGCCGGCAGCCCCCGCTCCTCGGCCCGTCCCCACCGGCGGGCGGCGTGA
- a CDS encoding fatty acid desaturase family protein, with protein MRPPAVTPPSEPLSAPAAEGSDFSALYRRVAASGLMRRRPGYYTARIGGVAVLYGAAWTAFALLGHSWWQLGIAAALGVLFAQIALVAHDIAHRQVFRLRRPSEAAGRIAGNLCVGMSYSWWQDKHTRHHANPNHEELDPDVNPEVLVWSRGQAREARGVARWIGRRQAYLFFPLLTLEGMNLHVAGVRALLRPGCRRRGLEAVLLGLHIAGYLTALLVVLGPLQALAFLGVHQAVFGVYMGCTFAPNHKGMPTLTGSERPDFLRRQVLTSRNVRGGLLIDVALGGLNHQIEHHLFPSMPTPHLRRARPIVRAYCAELGIPYAESGLLSSYAQALRHLHAVGAPLRS; from the coding sequence GTGAGGCCCCCGGCGGTCACCCCGCCGTCCGAGCCGCTGTCGGCGCCCGCGGCCGAGGGCAGCGACTTCTCGGCGCTGTACCGGCGGGTCGCCGCCTCCGGGCTGATGCGCCGCCGCCCGGGCTACTACACGGCGCGCATCGGCGGCGTCGCCGTCCTCTACGGCGCCGCGTGGACGGCGTTCGCCCTGCTGGGCCACTCGTGGTGGCAGCTGGGAATCGCCGCCGCGCTCGGCGTGCTGTTCGCTCAGATCGCCCTGGTCGCCCACGACATCGCCCACCGGCAGGTCTTCCGGCTGCGCCGGCCCAGCGAGGCGGCCGGCCGGATAGCGGGCAACCTGTGCGTCGGCATGAGCTACAGCTGGTGGCAGGACAAGCACACCCGGCACCACGCCAACCCCAACCACGAGGAGCTCGACCCGGACGTCAACCCCGAGGTCCTGGTCTGGTCGCGCGGCCAGGCCCGCGAGGCGCGAGGCGTGGCCAGGTGGATCGGCCGCCGCCAGGCCTACCTGTTCTTCCCGCTGCTCACCCTGGAGGGGATGAACCTCCACGTGGCCGGGGTGCGGGCGCTGCTGCGGCCCGGCTGCCGCAGGCGCGGCCTCGAAGCGGTGCTGCTCGGCCTGCACATAGCCGGCTACCTCACCGCGCTGCTGGTGGTGCTCGGCCCCCTCCAGGCGCTGGCCTTCCTCGGCGTCCACCAGGCGGTCTTCGGCGTCTACATGGGCTGCACGTTCGCGCCCAACCACAAGGGCATGCCGACCCTCACCGGCTCCGAGCGCCCGGACTTCCTCCGCCGCCAGGTGCTGACCTCGCGCAACGTCCGCGGCGGCCTGCTGATCGACGTGGCACTCGGCGGCCTCAACCACCAGATCGAGCACCACCTCTTCCCCAGCATGCCGACCCCCCACCTGCGCCGGGCCCGGCCGATCGTGCGGGCGTACTGCGCCGAACTGGGCATCCCCTACGCCGAGAGCGGCCTGCTGTCCTCCTACGCCCAGGCCCTGCGGCACCTGCACGCGGTCGGCGCCCCTCTGCGCTCCTGA
- a CDS encoding MerR family transcriptional regulator, which produces MRIGDLAHETGVNRRLLRYYEEQGLLQPVRLENGYREYVEADVAVVHRIRALLAAGLSTAVIAKVVHCVRDEDELRVPSGCPAFVGELRRERTRITEAISRLESSRRVLDAVLDTAPGDGEGR; this is translated from the coding sequence ATGCGAATCGGCGACCTCGCTCACGAAACCGGCGTGAACAGGAGGCTGTTGCGCTACTACGAGGAGCAGGGCCTGCTCCAGCCGGTCCGGTTGGAGAACGGCTACCGCGAGTACGTCGAGGCGGACGTCGCGGTGGTGCACCGCATCCGGGCCCTGCTCGCCGCCGGACTCTCCACCGCTGTCATCGCCAAGGTCGTGCACTGTGTGCGCGACGAGGACGAGCTGAGGGTGCCGTCGGGCTGTCCGGCCTTCGTCGGGGAGTTGCGGCGTGAACGCACCCGCATCACCGAGGCGATCAGCCGACTCGAGAGTTCCCGGCGCGTGCTGGACGCCGTTCTCGACACGGCGCCGGGGGACGGGGAGGGTCGCTGA
- a CDS encoding SDR family NAD(P)-dependent oxidoreductase — MPGAVIIGAGPGIGQAVARRFAREGMPITLIARGGRTLSAAADAVAPHGVPVVTLRADSTDRAALDAALDQAVGEHGVPEVAVYNAALVRADAPGELSVREHMEAWAVNVVGALNAAARLAPAMAARGSGTILVTGGMPEPRAQYVSLSLGKAGVRTLVALLDQQYGSSGVHVASVTVDGPVAPGTDFDPDDIAEHYWQLHTQPRHMWDHEALHTGRS; from the coding sequence ATGCCAGGTGCGGTGATCATTGGTGCGGGACCGGGAATCGGCCAGGCGGTCGCCCGCCGGTTCGCCCGGGAGGGAATGCCGATCACGCTCATCGCCAGGGGCGGTCGGACGCTGAGCGCCGCGGCGGACGCGGTCGCGCCGCACGGCGTTCCGGTCGTCACGTTGCGGGCCGACAGCACCGACCGGGCCGCGTTGGACGCGGCCCTGGACCAGGCCGTCGGCGAGCACGGCGTGCCGGAGGTCGCCGTGTACAACGCCGCGCTCGTCCGCGCGGACGCGCCGGGTGAGCTCTCGGTGCGCGAACACATGGAGGCGTGGGCGGTCAACGTGGTCGGCGCGCTCAACGCCGCGGCGCGCCTCGCGCCGGCGATGGCGGCGCGAGGCAGCGGAACGATCCTCGTCACCGGCGGCATGCCCGAGCCCAGAGCGCAGTACGTGAGCCTCTCCCTGGGCAAGGCGGGCGTGCGGACCCTGGTCGCGCTGCTCGATCAGCAGTACGGCTCCTCCGGAGTGCACGTGGCGAGCGTCACCGTGGACGGCCCGGTCGCCCCCGGCACCGACTTCGACCCCGACGACATCGCCGAGCACTACTGGCAACTGCACACGCAGCCCCGCCACATGTGGGACCACGAGGCGCTGCACACCGGCCGCTCCTGA
- the rox gene encoding rifampin monooxygenase, translating to MIDVIVVGSGPTGLMLAGELRLHGVRTVVVERDAEPTRIVRALGLHARSIEVMDQRGLAERFLALGTKHAVGGFFAGLGTSWPERLDTTHSYVLGIPQPTTDRLLAEHAVAAGAEIRRGCELVGLSQDEQGVTAELADGTRLRSRYLVGCDGGRSTVRKLLGVGFPGEPSRVETLLGEMEVGVPPETLAAVGAEVRKTQRRFGAMPLGDGVYRVVVPAEGVTEGRAVPPTLEEFKQRLRAISGTDFGVHSPRWLSRFGDATRLAERYRVGRVLLAGDAAHIHPPTGGQGLNLGIQDAFNLGWKLAAEVNGWAPEGLLDSYHDERRPVAADVLDNTRAQMQLMSLEPGAQAVRRLLAELVRYEEVNRHLVEKLTATAIRYDVGQESEGGAPGGEDAGGGGRELLGRRMRDVRLKRGRLYELTHGGRGLLLDQTGGLSAGGWTDRVDHVVDVSEELDVPAVLLRPDGHVVWAGEDQRELADRLRRWFGAPLG from the coding sequence ATGATTGACGTGATCGTGGTCGGCAGCGGGCCGACCGGGCTGATGCTGGCCGGTGAGCTGCGGCTGCACGGTGTGCGCACGGTGGTGGTGGAGAGGGACGCGGAGCCGACGCGGATCGTCCGCGCGCTCGGGCTGCACGCCCGCAGCATCGAGGTGATGGACCAGCGCGGGCTGGCGGAGCGGTTCCTCGCGCTCGGCACGAAGCACGCGGTCGGCGGGTTCTTCGCCGGCCTCGGCACGTCGTGGCCGGAGCGGCTGGACACCACCCACTCCTACGTCCTCGGGATCCCCCAGCCCACCACCGACCGGCTGCTCGCCGAGCACGCCGTCGCGGCGGGGGCGGAGATCCGGCGCGGCTGCGAGCTGGTCGGGCTCAGCCAGGACGAGCAGGGGGTGACCGCCGAACTGGCGGACGGTACGCGGCTGCGCTCCCGGTACCTCGTCGGCTGCGACGGCGGCCGCAGCACGGTGCGCAAGCTGCTCGGGGTCGGGTTCCCGGGCGAGCCCAGCAGGGTCGAGACGCTGCTGGGCGAGATGGAGGTGGGCGTGCCGCCGGAGACGCTGGCGGCCGTGGGGGCCGAGGTCCGCAAGACCCAGCGGCGGTTCGGCGCCATGCCCCTCGGCGACGGGGTCTACCGCGTCGTCGTGCCCGCCGAGGGGGTGACCGAGGGCCGTGCGGTGCCGCCGACGCTGGAGGAGTTCAAGCAGCGGCTGCGGGCGATCTCCGGCACCGACTTCGGCGTGCACTCGCCGCGCTGGCTCTCCCGCTTCGGGGACGCCACCCGGCTTGCCGAGCGGTACCGCGTCGGCCGGGTGCTGCTGGCCGGCGACGCGGCGCACATCCACCCGCCCACCGGCGGGCAGGGGCTCAACCTCGGCATCCAGGACGCGTTCAACCTCGGCTGGAAGCTGGCCGCCGAGGTCAACGGATGGGCGCCGGAGGGGCTGTTGGACAGCTACCACGACGAGCGCCGCCCGGTGGCCGCCGACGTGCTGGACAACACCCGCGCGCAGATGCAGCTGATGTCCCTGGAACCGGGTGCCCAGGCGGTACGCCGGCTGCTGGCGGAGCTGGTGCGGTACGAGGAGGTGAACCGCCACCTGGTCGAGAAGCTGACCGCGACCGCCATCCGCTACGACGTCGGCCAGGAGTCCGAAGGCGGCGCCCCCGGAGGCGAGGACGCCGGAGGCGGCGGCCGCGAACTGCTCGGTCGGCGGATGCGGGACGTACGGCTGAAGCGCGGCCGCCTCTACGAGCTGACGCACGGCGGCCGCGGGCTGCTGCTCGACCAGACCGGCGGGCTCTCGGCCGGGGGGTGGACGGATCGGGTCGACCACGTCGTCGACGTCAGCGAGGAACTGGACGTACCCGCCGTCCTGTTGCGGCCGGACGGCCACGTGGTGTGGGCCGGCGAGGACCAGCGGGAGCTGGCCGACCGGCTGCGGAGGTGGTTCGGCGCGCCGCTCGGCTGA
- a CDS encoding ABC transporter ATP-binding protein, translating into MDTLAVRARGITKCFDEVVALDGIDLDVARGQIHGLVGPNGAGKTTLLGLLLGLAVADGGRLEVLGTPVGRALAAPEGVAGFVDGPGLYPSLTARQNLAALAALRGADARTAGIDDVLHQVGLTDVADDKARGFSLGMRQRLGLAAALLTRPRLLVLDEPVNGLDPAGSRHVHGVLNRLAADGTSVVLSSHRMDDLEALCSEVTIIATGRVVFSGPLGKLAAENRDLDYRLLTSDPRAARRLADATDGVRVVESAGVWRGSEPLVVRAQVPAVDALVAALVRADVAVRELAPVVSPLEAAFLALTEPQETDR; encoded by the coding sequence ATGGACACACTCGCAGTCCGGGCTCGTGGGATCACCAAATGCTTCGACGAGGTCGTCGCCCTCGACGGCATCGATCTCGACGTGGCCCGGGGACAGATCCACGGGCTGGTCGGACCGAACGGCGCCGGCAAGACGACCCTGCTCGGCCTGCTGCTGGGCCTGGCGGTCGCCGACGGCGGGCGGCTGGAGGTCCTGGGGACGCCGGTGGGGCGGGCGCTCGCGGCCCCCGAGGGTGTCGCCGGATTCGTCGACGGCCCCGGCCTCTACCCCTCGCTCACCGCCCGGCAGAACCTGGCCGCGCTCGCCGCGCTGCGCGGCGCCGACGCGCGGACGGCGGGGATCGACGACGTACTCCACCAGGTCGGGCTCACCGACGTCGCCGACGACAAGGCCCGCGGATTCTCGCTCGGTATGCGCCAGCGCCTCGGGCTCGCCGCCGCCCTGCTCACCCGGCCCCGGCTGCTCGTGCTCGACGAACCGGTCAACGGCCTCGACCCGGCCGGGAGCAGGCACGTCCACGGTGTCCTCAACCGGCTGGCGGCGGACGGTACGAGCGTCGTGCTGTCGAGCCACCGCATGGACGACCTTGAGGCGCTGTGCTCCGAGGTCACCATCATCGCCACCGGACGGGTGGTCTTCTCCGGCCCGCTGGGCAAGCTCGCCGCGGAGAACCGCGATCTCGACTACCGGCTGCTCACCTCCGACCCGCGGGCCGCCCGCCGGCTGGCCGACGCCACGGACGGAGTACGCGTCGTCGAGAGCGCCGGAGTGTGGCGCGGCTCCGAGCCGCTGGTGGTGCGGGCGCAGGTGCCCGCCGTCGACGCGCTGGTGGCGGCGCTGGTCCGCGCCGACGTCGCGGTGCGTGAACTCGCCCCCGTCGTATCGCCGTTGGAAGCGGCGTTCCTCGCCCTCACCGAACCGCAGGAGACCGACCGATGA
- a CDS encoding ABC transporter permease encodes MTATETPPVTDAPAGDSAAVHRVSVARTYRFELVKLVSQWRIRLVVLACWLAPALFVAAVSEQSTLPSDTLFGRWMHATGWAGSLVILGFAGTWALPLLTSLVAGDVFAAEDRLGTWRHLLVAVRSPRRIFAAKALASLTVILLMVAGLTLSSVAGGLLAVGDHPLVGLDGHLLSSSDAAGRVLLAWACALAPTLALAGIGLLGSVALGRSPMGLLLPALVALAMQLAQMLPLPVALRVALPGYAFISWNGLFTAPGQLRPLLIGVVVALVWAVVATLLAYLLFLRRDFTNPTHDTAGRRGITVGVVPLAALLAATFGVIALATPSSGSGISQAKIQRSVSTAFAHLYRIQTRELNRPDVTEAQLRATTACTKGEDKVAQEGPGNDWRCVVTWHLPGVEAAGTAIYQLDVTSDGRYVADGDGPKEVNGYFLVRTSTGDAPNPLWQFDGNVELLHTSPKG; translated from the coding sequence ATGACCGCGACGGAGACCCCGCCCGTCACCGACGCCCCGGCCGGCGACTCCGCCGCCGTCCACCGCGTCTCCGTGGCCCGCACCTACCGCTTCGAGCTGGTCAAGCTGGTCTCGCAGTGGCGGATCCGGCTGGTGGTCCTGGCGTGCTGGCTCGCGCCGGCGCTCTTCGTCGCCGCGGTGAGCGAGCAGAGCACGCTGCCCTCCGACACCCTGTTCGGCCGCTGGATGCACGCCACCGGCTGGGCCGGGTCGCTGGTGATCCTCGGCTTCGCCGGCACCTGGGCGCTGCCGCTGCTGACCTCGCTGGTGGCCGGCGACGTGTTCGCCGCCGAGGACCGGCTCGGCACCTGGCGCCACCTGCTGGTGGCGGTCCGCTCGCCGCGCCGGATCTTCGCCGCCAAGGCGCTGGCCAGCCTCACCGTCATCCTGCTGATGGTGGCCGGGCTGACCCTCTCCAGCGTGGCCGGCGGGCTCCTCGCGGTCGGCGACCACCCGCTGGTCGGACTCGACGGCCACCTGCTGTCCTCCTCGGACGCGGCCGGGCGGGTGCTGCTCGCGTGGGCCTGCGCCCTCGCCCCGACGCTGGCCCTGGCCGGGATCGGGCTGCTCGGCTCCGTCGCGCTCGGGCGGTCGCCGATGGGCCTGCTGCTGCCGGCGCTGGTCGCGCTCGCCATGCAGCTCGCCCAGATGCTGCCGCTGCCGGTGGCGCTGCGCGTCGCCCTGCCCGGCTACGCCTTCATCTCCTGGAACGGGCTGTTCACCGCCCCGGGCCAGCTCCGCCCGCTGCTGATCGGCGTCGTGGTGGCCCTGGTGTGGGCGGTGGTCGCCACCCTCCTCGCGTATCTGCTCTTCCTGCGGCGCGACTTCACCAACCCCACGCACGACACCGCCGGGCGGCGCGGGATCACGGTCGGAGTGGTACCGCTGGCGGCGCTGCTCGCGGCCACGTTCGGGGTGATCGCCCTGGCGACGCCGTCGAGCGGCTCCGGCATCTCCCAGGCCAAGATCCAGCGGTCGGTGTCCACCGCGTTCGCGCACCTCTACCGCATCCAGACGAGGGAGCTCAACCGCCCCGACGTCACGGAAGCGCAGCTGCGGGCCACCACGGCCTGCACCAAGGGGGAGGACAAGGTCGCGCAGGAGGGGCCGGGCAACGACTGGCGCTGCGTCGTGACCTGGCACCTCCCCGGCGTCGAGGCCGCGGGTACGGCCATCTACCAACTCGACGTCACCTCAGACGGGCGGTACGTCGCCGACGGCGACGGGCCGAAGGAAGTGAACGGCTACTTCCTGGTGCGGACCTCCACCGGAGACGCACCGAACCCTCTCTGGCAGTTCGACGGCAACGTCGAGCTGCTCCACACCTCCCCGAAGGGATGA
- a CDS encoding bifunctional YncE family protein/alkaline phosphatase family protein, translating into MQVTRRRRRVEKEPFVFLGRRPGRRVTLVTAGVTAVGLAATGTAFAQTHQFGTQQVGQTTAQGQVISSDQYLNPFGARTVINDGKLMSSAVSPDGTHLAAAVTDGDAALDIVDLKTWKVQQLVGNSSAANLKIKGNDVGQEGPTYSPDGSQLWLGQTDGYTRFTVNADGTLANPTTVSIPADGAKHALVGAAVFSADGSTVYSAVNGQNRVVAINAATGAIEQSWNVGNAPRDIVQVGGKLYVSNEGGRTAKTGDTTLNSYNTQVPASSLTGATTTGTVSVIDLAKPTAAPASISVGLHPTALYAKKNTVFVANTSTNTVSVIDAGRGKVVQTISTQPWPEASVGYEPDAITLTNDGHLLVTLGRANAVAVYRYTSAQQPVSYVGLLPTDYFPADIATVGNQVVVSNTRGIDSLRPTTAAGHGTHDTTSSLTHFALPNDQVIRSETAKVFKQNGWSDNDVTVAKGKSNAKPVAVPAKIGDPSTIKHVFLIVKENRTYDQLFGDIPQGNGDPSLAQFGENVTPNQHALAEQFGLYDNTYDVGTNSAEGHNWLMQADDPEYTESSAGEYLRSYDTEDDALGHQASGTLWSGAETAGKTVRDYGEFQQFLDKPADASWQNLYCDAKTMDTTGAKSAYTLDSSSPIPSLNNVSDSAFPKFDTSVPDQYRYEIWKQEFEKNGPANLNMFWLSSDHTGGPASPAAQVADNDLAVGKMVDTISHSKYWKDSAIFVVEDDSQAGLDHVDGHRAPIQIISPYAQHGTVDDRYYSQITMVRTIEQILGIHPMNQEDSAATPMTTAFSNKPNYTPFTAVPNRTSLTDGLATAPSCGVDTPAAQDPTAAAVPATKPVPAAEKTVAAKWNTWKSHQRLTGATAVPDYANPAQMNHLTWYETSNWTKPYPGEARIYAPDDVPGAYIPSSDDD; encoded by the coding sequence ATGCAGGTAACACGCCGCCGCAGGCGTGTCGAGAAGGAGCCTTTCGTCTTTCTCGGTAGGCGTCCCGGGCGCCGCGTGACCCTGGTCACGGCGGGTGTCACCGCCGTCGGCCTGGCCGCGACCGGCACCGCTTTCGCCCAGACGCACCAGTTCGGGACCCAGCAGGTCGGCCAGACCACCGCTCAGGGCCAGGTCATCTCCAGCGACCAGTACCTCAACCCGTTCGGTGCCCGCACCGTCATCAACGACGGCAAGCTCATGTCGTCCGCGGTCAGCCCGGACGGCACCCACCTCGCCGCCGCGGTGACCGACGGCGATGCCGCGCTGGACATCGTCGACCTGAAGACCTGGAAGGTCCAGCAGCTCGTCGGCAACTCCTCCGCCGCGAACCTGAAGATCAAGGGCAACGACGTGGGCCAGGAAGGCCCCACGTACTCGCCCGACGGCAGCCAGCTCTGGCTGGGCCAGACCGACGGCTACACCAGGTTCACGGTGAACGCCGACGGCACCCTGGCCAACCCGACCACCGTCTCCATCCCGGCCGACGGCGCCAAGCACGCGCTGGTCGGCGCCGCGGTCTTCTCGGCCGACGGCTCCACCGTGTACTCCGCGGTCAACGGCCAGAACCGGGTCGTCGCCATCAACGCGGCCACCGGCGCCATCGAGCAGAGCTGGAACGTGGGCAACGCCCCGCGCGACATCGTCCAGGTCGGCGGCAAGCTGTACGTGAGCAACGAGGGCGGCCGCACGGCGAAGACCGGCGACACCACCCTCAACTCGTACAACACCCAGGTCCCGGCCAGCTCGCTGACCGGCGCCACCACGACGGGCACCGTCAGCGTCATCGACCTGGCCAAGCCGACGGCCGCCCCGGCGAGCATCAGCGTCGGCCTGCACCCGACCGCGCTGTACGCGAAGAAGAACACCGTCTTCGTGGCCAACACCTCCACGAACACCGTGTCGGTCATCGACGCCGGCCGCGGGAAGGTCGTCCAGACCATCTCCACGCAGCCGTGGCCCGAGGCGTCCGTCGGCTACGAGCCCGACGCGATCACCCTCACCAACGACGGCCACCTGCTGGTGACGCTCGGCCGCGCCAACGCCGTCGCCGTCTACCGCTACACCTCCGCGCAGCAGCCGGTCTCCTACGTGGGCCTGCTCCCGACGGACTACTTCCCGGCGGACATCGCGACGGTCGGCAACCAGGTCGTGGTCTCCAACACCCGTGGCATCGACTCCCTCCGCCCCACCACGGCGGCCGGCCACGGCACCCACGACACGACGTCCAGCCTCACGCACTTCGCGCTGCCGAACGACCAGGTGATCCGCTCGGAGACCGCCAAGGTCTTCAAGCAGAACGGCTGGAGCGACAACGACGTCACCGTGGCCAAGGGCAAGAGCAACGCCAAGCCCGTGGCCGTGCCGGCGAAGATCGGCGACCCGTCGACGATCAAGCACGTCTTCCTGATCGTCAAGGAGAACCGCACCTACGACCAGCTCTTCGGTGACATCCCGCAGGGCAACGGCGACCCGTCCCTCGCCCAGTTCGGCGAGAACGTGACGCCGAACCAGCACGCGCTGGCCGAGCAGTTCGGGCTGTACGACAACACGTACGACGTCGGCACGAACTCCGCCGAGGGCCACAACTGGCTCATGCAGGCCGACGACCCGGAGTACACCGAGTCCTCCGCCGGCGAGTACCTGCGCAGCTACGACACCGAGGACGACGCCCTCGGCCACCAGGCGAGCGGCACCCTCTGGAGCGGCGCCGAGACGGCCGGCAAGACGGTCCGCGACTACGGCGAGTTCCAGCAGTTCCTGGACAAGCCGGCGGACGCGAGCTGGCAGAACCTGTACTGCGACGCGAAGACGATGGACACCACCGGGGCGAAGAGCGCCTACACGCTGGACTCGTCCTCGCCGATCCCGTCGCTGAACAACGTCTCGGACTCCGCCTTCCCGAAGTTCGACACCAGCGTCCCGGACCAGTACCGGTACGAGATCTGGAAGCAGGAGTTCGAGAAGAACGGTCCGGCCAACCTGAACATGTTCTGGCTGTCCAGCGACCACACCGGCGGTCCGGCCAGCCCGGCCGCCCAGGTCGCCGACAACGACCTCGCGGTCGGCAAGATGGTCGACACGATCTCGCACAGCAAGTACTGGAAGGACTCGGCGATCTTCGTCGTCGAGGACGACTCCCAGGCCGGCCTCGACCACGTCGACGGCCACCGCGCGCCGATCCAGATCATCAGCCCGTACGCGCAGCACGGGACGGTGGACGACCGCTACTACTCGCAGATCACGATGGTCCGCACCATCGAGCAGATCCTGGGCATCCACCCGATGAACCAGGAGGACAGCGCGGCCACCCCGATGACGACCGCGTTCAGCAACAAGCCGAACTACACGCCGTTCACCGCGGTGCCCAACCGCACCTCGCTGACCGACGGCCTGGCCACCGCGCCCTCCTGCGGTGTGGACACCCCGGCCGCGCAGGACCCGACCGCGGCGGCCGTCCCGGCCACCAAGCCGGTGCCCGCGGCCGAGAAGACGGTCGCGGCGAAGTGGAACACCTGGAAGTCGCACCAGAGGCTGACCGGTGCCACCGCGGTGCCGGACTACGCCAACCCGGCGCAGATGAACCACCTCACCTGGTACGAGACCAGCAACTGGACCAAGCCCTACCCGGGTGAGGCCAGGATCTACGCTCCCGACGACGTCCCGGGCGCGTACATCCCGTCCTCGGACGACGACTGA